In Anseongella ginsenosidimutans, one genomic interval encodes:
- a CDS encoding GlxA family transcriptional regulator: MKHISLLIPEGESSLSNIEASYKIFTTVNQALAREGKPPLFKIQLVGLSKQTHVTNGLFTIQPGLTIREVKKTDLVIIPAVHGDAEKVVADNRPLAEWIARQYAQGAEIVSLCIGAFILASSGLLKGKNCTTHWLSAAEFSRMFPDVNVAPYKILTDEAGIYTSGGAYSSLNLLLYLVEKFAGRDMAILASKIFEIDIDRHSQSPFIMFRGQKEHEDEPVKKAQEYIEDNFRDKITVNQLAGMLALSRRSLERRFKRATSNTVIEYIQRVKIEAAKKGFETSRKNINEIMYEIGYSDNKAFRGVFKKLTGLSPVDYKNKYAQA; encoded by the coding sequence ATGAAGCATATATCTTTATTAATCCCGGAAGGCGAAAGCAGCCTGAGCAATATTGAGGCATCGTATAAGATCTTCACAACCGTAAACCAGGCCCTTGCAAGGGAGGGAAAGCCGCCACTGTTTAAAATACAGCTCGTGGGGCTTAGTAAGCAGACCCATGTCACGAATGGCCTTTTTACCATACAGCCCGGGCTGACCATACGGGAGGTAAAGAAAACCGACCTCGTTATTATTCCCGCCGTTCACGGGGATGCGGAAAAGGTGGTGGCCGATAACCGGCCGCTGGCTGAGTGGATCGCCCGGCAGTATGCGCAGGGAGCTGAAATCGTCTCTCTTTGCATAGGGGCCTTTATCCTGGCTTCTTCCGGGTTGTTAAAGGGGAAAAATTGTACCACTCACTGGTTGTCGGCAGCGGAATTCAGCAGAATGTTCCCCGACGTAAACGTGGCGCCTTATAAAATACTTACCGATGAGGCGGGGATCTATACCAGCGGCGGCGCTTATTCCTCCCTGAATTTATTGCTGTACCTGGTGGAAAAATTTGCGGGCAGGGATATGGCCATTCTTGCTTCCAAGATCTTTGAGATCGATATTGACAGGCACAGCCAGTCGCCTTTTATTATGTTCCGCGGGCAAAAGGAACACGAGGACGAGCCGGTAAAAAAAGCACAGGAGTACATAGAAGACAATTTCCGGGATAAGATAACGGTGAACCAACTTGCCGGCATGCTGGCTCTAAGCCGCAGGAGCCTGGAGCGCCGCTTCAAACGGGCCACTTCTAATACCGTGATCGAATATATTCAGCGGGTAAAAATTGAAGCAGCCAAAAAGGGCTTCGAGACCAGCCGGAAAAATATCAACGAGATCATGTATGAAATAGGCTACTCCGATAACAAAGCGTTCAGGGGCGTTTTCAAAAAACTGACCGGGCTTTCTCCTGTTGATTATAAAAATAAATATGCCCAGGCCTAG
- a CDS encoding DUF2007 domain-containing protein, with protein sequence MEAHLLKSRLESEGIPCFLFDEHLVNMNPLYSVAVGGIKLKIQEADKEKTLEILREIEGGHNLDENGEILKCPECDSARLYLNFKSMKGTKGFLSAITSFLFMVFPVYFKTVHKCKDCGAEFRG encoded by the coding sequence ATGGAGGCTCATTTGCTGAAGAGCAGGCTGGAAAGCGAGGGGATTCCTTGTTTCCTCTTCGATGAACACCTGGTTAACATGAATCCGCTCTATAGCGTGGCCGTGGGAGGCATAAAATTGAAGATCCAGGAGGCGGATAAGGAAAAAACCCTTGAAATACTGAGGGAGATTGAAGGAGGCCATAACCTGGATGAAAACGGGGAGATTCTGAAATGCCCCGAATGTGATTCCGCCCGGCTTTACCTGAACTTTAAATCCATGAAAGGAACAAAAGGATTCCTGTCCGCGATTACTTCATTTCTCTTTATGGTTTTTCCTGTTTACTTCAAAACAGTTCACAAATGCAAAGACTGCGGGGCTGAGTTCCGGGGTTAA
- a CDS encoding TonB-dependent receptor, which produces MKILFPLAILLGAIFTAQGQTGTVAGTVSTAEGRPAPNVSLSLENTYKRTATNANGEFRLSQVKAGDYIIVATYAGIETRQSVHVDAGELTTVEIILRQYTELDQVVVEADAYKEEGEYVAKMPLERIENPQVYHSIGSGILEAQLATDFDKALKNAPGLQKMWESTGRGGDGAGYYSMRGFAVQPTLVNGLPGLTNGSLDPANIESIQVIKGPSGTLFGSSLISYGGLINTVTKKPYQGFGGEAAYVAGSFGLNRITADVNAPLNKANDIIMRVNTAFHSENSFQDAGFKRSFFLAPSLSYEVNERLSFLLSAELLTAEGTNPTMLFLNRSGPLQYENLADLNYDPDLSLTSNDITIKNPRYNVQTEMIYQISPEWTSQTVVSRGFAKSDGYYSYLWDNGYDKPQFSVFISDQNAHSLTTDIQQNFTGDFRIGGLRNRLVVGLDYFHRQTHDFSSGYPWFYDVSPRGEIDYVDPYTGETVAPRYLTKESVDAVLASSSRANLNTKDETYSIYFSDVINITPELLAMASLRLDHFNTKGDVSTDEDDYEQTALSPKFGLVYQPIPNKLSVFANYMNGFKNVAPATVSDINGENPVTKTFEPEHANQAEFGIKTDLFEGRLSSTISVYDIKVSNKVMPDPANINNSLQGGEIESKGLEVDLNLRPVPGLSILAGYSYNDSKVLRGIEESAFEEAGKRPGEAGPKNLFNAWATYEFSKGALRGWGLGFGANSASELIILDSRATGKFTVPGYTVLDASVFYNTEKFRITLKLDNLSNEEYYTGWSTINPQRPRSFAAGLTYRF; this is translated from the coding sequence ATGAAAATACTTTTCCCGCTCGCCATCCTTCTGGGCGCTATTTTTACTGCCCAGGGGCAAACCGGCACGGTAGCAGGAACCGTTAGTACTGCTGAAGGACGCCCGGCCCCGAATGTTAGCCTGAGCCTTGAAAACACTTACAAAAGAACGGCAACGAATGCGAACGGTGAATTTCGCCTTAGCCAGGTGAAAGCGGGTGATTATATAATAGTTGCAACCTATGCAGGAATAGAGACCAGGCAGTCCGTTCATGTGGACGCAGGCGAGCTTACCACCGTGGAAATAATCCTCCGCCAGTATACTGAACTTGACCAGGTGGTAGTGGAAGCGGATGCTTATAAAGAAGAAGGGGAATACGTTGCTAAAATGCCCCTGGAAAGGATTGAGAATCCCCAGGTATACCATTCCATCGGGTCCGGAATACTGGAGGCCCAGTTGGCGACGGATTTTGATAAGGCACTGAAAAATGCGCCGGGATTGCAGAAAATGTGGGAATCCACCGGCCGCGGAGGAGACGGCGCGGGATATTACTCGATGCGCGGATTTGCCGTTCAGCCCACCCTGGTGAACGGGCTGCCGGGCCTGACCAACGGAAGCCTGGATCCTGCAAACATTGAAAGCATCCAGGTTATCAAAGGGCCCTCCGGAACTTTGTTCGGAAGCAGCCTTATCTCTTACGGAGGGCTGATCAACACGGTAACCAAGAAACCTTACCAGGGATTCGGCGGGGAAGCCGCCTATGTGGCCGGCAGCTTCGGGCTTAACAGGATCACCGCTGATGTAAACGCTCCGCTGAACAAAGCGAACGATATCATTATGCGGGTAAACACCGCCTTTCATTCGGAAAACAGCTTCCAGGACGCAGGCTTTAAGCGGTCTTTCTTCCTGGCACCTTCTCTTTCCTACGAGGTGAATGAACGCTTGTCATTTCTGCTTTCCGCTGAGCTGCTTACAGCGGAAGGAACCAATCCGACGATGCTGTTCCTGAACCGGTCCGGCCCCCTGCAATATGAAAACCTGGCCGATCTGAATTATGATCCGGATCTTTCCCTCACCAGTAACGATATAACGATAAAAAATCCAAGATATAATGTCCAGACGGAAATGATTTACCAGATTTCCCCGGAGTGGACTTCGCAAACCGTGGTTTCCAGGGGATTTGCAAAATCGGACGGCTATTATTCCTATCTCTGGGACAATGGCTATGACAAACCGCAATTCAGTGTGTTTATAAGCGATCAGAACGCGCACAGCCTGACCACGGATATTCAGCAGAATTTCACGGGCGACTTCCGCATTGGAGGTTTAAGGAACCGGCTGGTGGTGGGCCTGGATTACTTCCACCGGCAAACCCATGATTTCAGTTCGGGGTATCCCTGGTTTTACGATGTAAGCCCCCGGGGAGAAATTGATTACGTGGATCCGTATACCGGGGAAACGGTAGCCCCAAGATACCTGACGAAAGAATCGGTAGACGCGGTGCTGGCTTCCTCGTCAAGGGCAAATCTGAATACCAAAGACGAAACCTACAGTATCTATTTTTCAGACGTGATAAATATCACCCCGGAACTGCTGGCGATGGCTAGTCTCCGGCTGGACCATTTCAATACCAAAGGAGACGTCAGCACCGACGAGGATGATTATGAACAGACCGCCCTGTCTCCCAAGTTCGGTCTTGTTTACCAGCCCATCCCGAACAAACTATCCGTATTTGCCAATTACATGAATGGTTTCAAGAACGTGGCGCCGGCAACTGTTTCTGATATTAACGGAGAGAACCCGGTCACTAAAACCTTCGAACCCGAGCATGCCAACCAGGCCGAGTTCGGGATCAAAACGGATCTGTTTGAGGGCAGGCTTTCTTCGACCATCAGCGTGTACGACATCAAGGTCAGCAATAAAGTTATGCCCGATCCGGCGAATATCAACAATTCCCTGCAGGGCGGAGAGATTGAAAGCAAAGGGCTGGAAGTGGATCTGAACCTGCGTCCTGTTCCGGGACTCAGCATCCTGGCCGGTTATAGCTATAACGACAGCAAAGTACTCAGAGGTATTGAAGAAAGCGCATTTGAAGAAGCGGGGAAACGCCCGGGCGAAGCCGGGCCGAAAAATTTATTCAATGCCTGGGCTACCTACGAATTCAGCAAGGGCGCACTCAGGGGATGGGGGCTTGGATTTGGCGCAAATTCAGCGAGTGAACTGATCATCCTGGACAGCAGGGCCACCGGCAAGTTCACGGTTCCCGGGTATACCGTGCTGGACGCCTCCGTTTTTTACAATACGGAAAAGTTTCGGATTACCCTGAAACTGGATAACCTTTCAAACGAGGAATATTATACCGGCTGGTCTACTATAAATCCGCAGCGGCCAAGAAGTTTCGCGGCAGGATTGACCTATCGCTTTTGA
- a CDS encoding phospholipase D-like domain-containing protein, protein MDETNPVNHVTLVRGGAPFFEELIHLIEQAREYLQLMFYIFDEDATGEMVLDALSAAARRGVTVYLVVDGYGSKPFSESRQRELRKAGVKFRSFAPIKGIRFSSVGRRMHTKTIVCDHKMAMVGE, encoded by the coding sequence ATGGATGAAACAAATCCTGTTAACCATGTTACTCTTGTACGCGGAGGAGCGCCTTTCTTTGAGGAGCTTATCCACCTGATTGAGCAGGCCAGGGAATACCTGCAGCTCATGTTCTATATTTTCGATGAAGACGCTACGGGAGAAATGGTACTGGATGCCCTGTCGGCCGCGGCCCGGCGCGGAGTGACGGTCTATCTCGTTGTGGACGGGTACGGCAGTAAACCCTTTTCCGAAAGCCGCCAGCGGGAACTTAGGAAGGCCGGCGTGAAATTCCGCAGTTTTGCACCTATTAAGGGCATTCGCTTTTCGAGTGTCGGAAGAAGAATGCATACCAAGACCATTGTCTGCGACCATAAAATGGCGATGGTGGGGGAATAA
- a CDS encoding phospholipase D-like domain-containing protein has protein sequence MRKGDYVNWLVNDRLRGFNLVSKSYFLAVHKARHEVIILNSYFWPGINFIRELRAAGERGVSVKLILPALSDSIIFRNATRYFYKVLFRIKNTEVYEWKQSVLHGKVALADDTWATVGSYNLNMLSAFRSIELNAVITDGTFISSMRAELGR, from the coding sequence ATGCGCAAGGGAGATTACGTGAACTGGCTGGTAAACGACCGGCTCCGGGGATTTAACCTTGTAAGTAAAAGCTATTTCCTGGCCGTCCATAAGGCCAGGCATGAAGTAATAATCCTTAACAGCTATTTCTGGCCCGGGATTAACTTTATCCGGGAACTGCGCGCCGCCGGGGAACGCGGCGTATCTGTCAAACTTATTCTGCCGGCACTTTCGGACAGTATTATTTTCAGGAATGCAACCCGTTATTTTTACAAAGTGCTGTTCAGGATAAAAAATACCGAGGTATACGAATGGAAACAATCCGTACTTCATGGAAAAGTAGCGCTGGCGGACGATACCTGGGCCACCGTCGGGTCCTATAACCTGAATATGTTAAGCGCTTTCCGCAGCATTGAACTCAATGCGGTTATTACTGACGGGACCTTTATCAGCAGCATGCGTGCGGAGCTGGGGCGGTAA
- the rimM gene encoding ribosome maturation factor RimM (Essential for efficient processing of 16S rRNA): protein MATAGFFIVGYVSKTKGLKGELLLKIEAEHPEKYQQTESVFLEIKGKPVPFFVLSFRPQPGKKTAVVTLEDVDSVEKARELTGVSVLLPLSEKIESKSPPFAELKGFQVTDSAIGPLGPIREIVQYPGHSVAVLTYREREIMFPLNEALIEKIDKQNSELFVNLPEGLLEIYLD, encoded by the coding sequence TTGGCAACGGCCGGTTTTTTTATAGTTGGCTACGTTAGCAAAACAAAAGGATTGAAGGGTGAGCTGCTGCTGAAAATCGAAGCGGAGCATCCTGAAAAATACCAGCAAACGGAATCGGTTTTTCTTGAAATAAAAGGGAAACCGGTTCCGTTCTTTGTTTTATCCTTCCGCCCGCAGCCGGGTAAAAAGACGGCGGTTGTGACGCTGGAAGACGTAGACAGTGTTGAAAAAGCACGGGAACTGACCGGGGTTTCGGTGTTATTGCCCCTTTCGGAAAAAATAGAAAGCAAAAGCCCCCCCTTTGCTGAGCTGAAAGGATTCCAGGTGACAGACAGCGCAATTGGCCCGTTGGGTCCTATCCGCGAAATAGTGCAATATCCCGGGCACTCCGTGGCTGTGCTGACCTACCGTGAACGCGAGATTATGTTCCCGCTGAACGAGGCGCTTATTGAAAAAATTGACAAACAAAACAGTGAATTATTTGTCAATTTACCAGAAGGCTTGCTGGAAATTTACCTGGATTAA